CTCCGTCATCCCTGGCCTCCCAGCGCGGCGCGCACCTTCTCGCCGACCTTCATGATCTGCTCGCGCTGCCCCGGCACCAGCTTCCAGTCGAACCCCTTGCCGTCGTTCGTCCACCGCGGGATCAGGTGCAGGTGCAGATGCGGGACCGACTGGAACGCGGCGGCGCCGTTGGCCTGCAGCATGTTGAGCCCGTCGGGGCTGAGCGCTTTCCGCAGCGCCCCGGCGACCTTCTTCGCGGTGGCGACGGCGGCCTTGATGTCCTCCACCTCCGCGTCGTAGAGCGTCGCCGCATGCGCCTTGGTGACGACGAGGCAGTGCCCCCGGGTGAGCGGGTTGATGTCCATGAAGGCGAGCGTCCGCTCGTCGTCGTAGACCTTCGCGGACGGAATCTTCCCGTCCCGGATCATGCAGAAGACGCAGTCGGCCATGGCTAGACCTCCAGCGTCCAGCCGTGTGGATCCGGCGCAGTGCCGTACTGGATGCCGACGATGGCGTCGTAGAGCTTCTGGGTGGTCGGCCCGATCGTCCCGCCGCCGACGACCATGCGGTGGCCCTTGTAGGAGAGCTCGCCAACCGGCGAGATCACGGCCGCCGTGCCCGTCCCGAAGACCTCCTCGAGCGTGCCCGCCTTGTGGGCCGTCACAACCTCGTCGATGGAAATCTGGCGCTCGCTGACCTCGGCGCCCCAGTCGCGGAGCAGCGTGAGCGCCGAGTCGCGCGTCACGCCCGGCAGAATGGTCCCGCCGAGCGCGGGCGTGATCACCTCGCCGGCGATCTTGACCATGATGTTCATGGTCCCGACCTCGTCGATGTACTTGCGGTGCACGCCGTCCAGCCACAGGACCTGCGTGAAGCCCTCGTGCTTCGCCTCTTCGCCCGCCATAAGGCTCGCGGCGTAGTTGGCGCCGGTCTTGGCGCTGCCCAGACCGCCCTCGACGGCGCGCACGTGCTTCTCCTCGACGCGGATCTTCACCGGCGCCATGCCCTCGGGGTAGTAGGCGCCCACCGGCGAGAGGATGACGAAGTAGATGTACGACTTCGCCGGGCGCACCCCGAGGAAAGCCTCGCTCGCGATGATGGTCGGACGGACGTACAGCGAGGTGCCGACCGTCTTCGGCACCCAGTCGCGCTCGATCCCGACCAGGGTCACGAGCGAGCGAAGCGCCAGCTCCGGATCGAGAGGCGGGATGCACATCTGCGCCGCAGAATGGTTCATGCGCTGCACGTGCTTCTGCGGCCTGAAGAGCCGCACCTTGCCGTCCGCCCCGCGAAAGGCCTTGAGCCCGTCGAAGATCGCCTGGGCGTAGTGCAGCACCGCCGCGGCCGGATCGAGCGGGATCGGACCGTACGGCTCGATCCGCGGGTCGTACCACCCCTTTTTCTCCTGGAAGTCGGCGACGAACATGTGATCGGTAAAGAGGGTCCCAAAGCCCAGATCCGAGTCCTTCGGCTTGGGCTTGTGCGTCGTCGCTTTGACGATCCTGATCGCGTCGGACATGGTGCCGCCCCCCTAAAAGATGATCGGTTCCCGGTAGAGGCCAAAAACCTGGCGGTAGACGTCGGAGATCTCGCCGAGCGAGACGTAGTCTTTGACGGCGTCCACCAGCACGGGCATGACGTTCCGGCCGCCCCGACACGCGTCGGCCAGCTGCTTGAGGCGCTTCTCGACCCTGGCCGTGTCGCGCGAGGCCTTGGTGGCCCTGACGCTCTCGACCTGCTCGCGCTCGATGGCCTCGTCGAGCTTGAGGAACTCGACCGGCTTCTCGTCGGCCATGACGTACTTGTTGACGCCGACCACGACCTTCCGGCCGCGGTCGTCCATGATCTGGTACCGGTAGGCCGCGTCCGCGATCTCCCGCTGCGGATATCCCGAATCGATCGCCCGGACGATCCCTCCCATCTCGTCGATCTTCCGGATGTAGCCCATCGCCTGCTCTTCCATCTGGTCCGTCAGTCGCTCGAGAAAGTAGGCGCCGCCGAGCGGATCGATCGTGAGCGGCGCGCCCGTCTCCTCGGCGATGATCTGCTGGGTGCGCAGCGCCACGGTCACGGCCTCCTCGGTGGGCAGAGCCAGCACCTCGTCGAAGGAGTTGGTGTGCAGCGACTGCGCGCCTCCGAGGACCGCCGCCAGCGCCTGGATCGCAACGCGCGCGATGTTGTTGAGCGGCTGCTGGGCCGTGGCCGACACCCCGGCCGTCTGCGTGTGGGTCCGGAGCCGCATGGACTCGGCCTTCTTCGCCCCGAACCGCTCTCGCATCACCGTCGCCCAGATGCGGCGCGCCGCCCGCAGCTTTGCGATCTCTTCGAAGAAGTCGTTGTGGATGTCGAAGAAGAACGACAGGCGCGGCGCGAAGCTGTCCACGTCGAGCCCCCGCGCGACACACGCCTCCACGTACCCGAAGCCGTCGGCGAGCGTGAAGGCGAGCTCCTGGACGGCCGTCGAGCCCGCCTCGCGGATGTGGTAGCCCGAGATCGAGACCGGATTGAACTTCGGCACGTGCTGCGAGCAGAACTCGATCGTATCCACCACGATGCGCACCGCCGACTCCGGCGGCGAGATCCACTCCTTCTGCGCGATGAACTCCTTGAGCATGTCGTTCTGCATGGTGCCGCCGATCTGTTCCCACGACACGCCCTGCTTGTCGGCCAGCGCCAGGTACATGGCGAGGGCCACGGAGGCCGTGCAGTTGATGGTCATCGACGTCGTGACCCGGTCGAGCGGGATGTCGCGGAAGAGCTCTTCGAAATCGGCGAGCGTCGAGACCGAGACGCCCTCGCGCCCCACTTCGCCGCGGGCGCGCGCATGATCGGCGTCGTAGCCCATGAGGGCGGGCATGTCGAAGGCGGTGCTGAGGCCCGTCTGCCCCTGCTCGAGGAGGTACTTGAACCGGACGTTGGTGTCCTTGGGCCTCCCGAAGCCCGCGAACATCCGCATGGTCCAGAGCTTGCCGCGATACATGGACGGGTACGGCCCGCGAGTGTAGGGGAACTCGCCCGGGTACCCGAGCTT
The DNA window shown above is from Candidatus Rokuibacteriota bacterium and carries:
- a CDS encoding branched-chain amino acid aminotransferase, with product MSDAIRIVKATTHKPKPKDSDLGFGTLFTDHMFVADFQEKKGWYDPRIEPYGPIPLDPAAAVLHYAQAIFDGLKAFRGADGKVRLFRPQKHVQRMNHSAAQMCIPPLDPELALRSLVTLVGIERDWVPKTVGTSLYVRPTIIASEAFLGVRPAKSYIYFVILSPVGAYYPEGMAPVKIRVEEKHVRAVEGGLGSAKTGANYAASLMAGEEAKHEGFTQVLWLDGVHRKYIDEVGTMNIMVKIAGEVITPALGGTILPGVTRDSALTLLRDWGAEVSERQISIDEVVTAHKAGTLEEVFGTGTAAVISPVGELSYKGHRMVVGGGTIGPTTQKLYDAIVGIQYGTAPDPHGWTLEV
- a CDS encoding methylmalonyl-CoA mutase family protein gives rise to the protein MAEGRERWEKETYGPFVDGSPERVVPYESLSGIPIQPLYTPEDLQGWRYEDKLGYPGEFPYTRGPYPSMYRGKLWTMRMFAGFGRPKDTNVRFKYLLEQGQTGLSTAFDMPALMGYDADHARARGEVGREGVSVSTLADFEELFRDIPLDRVTTSMTINCTASVALAMYLALADKQGVSWEQIGGTMQNDMLKEFIAQKEWISPPESAVRIVVDTIEFCSQHVPKFNPVSISGYHIREAGSTAVQELAFTLADGFGYVEACVARGLDVDSFAPRLSFFFDIHNDFFEEIAKLRAARRIWATVMRERFGAKKAESMRLRTHTQTAGVSATAQQPLNNIARVAIQALAAVLGGAQSLHTNSFDEVLALPTEEAVTVALRTQQIIAEETGAPLTIDPLGGAYFLERLTDQMEEQAMGYIRKIDEMGGIVRAIDSGYPQREIADAAYRYQIMDDRGRKVVVGVNKYVMADEKPVEFLKLDEAIEREQVESVRATKASRDTARVEKRLKQLADACRGGRNVMPVLVDAVKDYVSLGEISDVYRQVFGLYREPIIF
- a CDS encoding HIT family protein, whose amino-acid sequence is MADCVFCMIRDGKIPSAKVYDDERTLAFMDINPLTRGHCLVVTKAHAATLYDAEVEDIKAAVATAKKVAGALRKALSPDGLNMLQANGAAAFQSVPHLHLHLIPRWTNDGKGFDWKLVPGQREQIMKVGEKVRAALGGQG